TTCTTGATAGCTTCATATTCAAATATTGTTGCATACaaacttaaaaacaaaattaaagtcATGCATTGTCAATCTTGTTAAGCGTGTCTCTATCTTGTTAGCATGTGATACTACTGTCATCTTTAATAGATGTAACTATCCTTGAATTTTACAAGAGTAATAGAGTATGCTGTGGATCTTTAGATTGGAAGCATATTTTTCATCCATTGGTAATTATATTGGAAGATAGAACAATGGAAATCAATATAACATTATTTACTACTGAAAGAATTTCTAATACAAAACTGAAAGCCATGTACTTACTACTTGGTTACAGTATGAGACACCAACCCACTTCACAAGGGGTTTGATGATGAGTTCCGACCCCTAAACCCGACAACACTGAGTTTAGAATTTGTCGATTTGGTGGCACTGGTCCTTTTACTTGTTTGCTTATACCCTGAAGAAgcttttcttgagccatttgcACTGGAGGATTTTACAGAATTTGAAACCTTAATCCCTTTCTTCATAGATCTTTCTGAAGATGATCCTTTTCGGGATTTCAAATCCGATCCTTTATTCCCTGAACTGGCACGTCCACCAGGATTGTTCTTAACTTTAGAAACTTTAACTAGTTTTCTGTCCTTCCCACTCTGCCCATTAACTTGGGTCCTGGCGATATCCCTTCGTACTCCTTCTTTGGTGATAGCTTCCAAACTCTCATTCTTCCTCATTGCCTCCTCTATTCTAGTGGCCAAGATCAAGTCCTTCTTTGTAACCAAACTGGTTACTTTCCCTGCAATAAAAAAGAGTACTTATACTTCAATGATTTATAAGGGGATGTGCCCGCCATTGttctaagaaaataaaatataagaatttgGCTGTACAGAGAAGTACATGATAAGATTTTACCTTTTGCACCCATACGAGCAGTTCTACCAGTCCGATGAAGGTAATCGATCTAAAAATTGAAAGGGAAAGTAAAGGTGAGAAACTAAGTGATATCAAGGAAAGAAGTAAAAAAGTGTGCAAGGTACTCAGACCCAAATTATAGAACCATGGCTATGATACTCACAGAGTTCAAGGGGAAGTCAAACATAACAACATGATCTACATCCAAGTCCAGACCCCTAGCGGCCAAGTCTGTGCAAACTAATGTTGGACGATCATCAATGTCATTCTTAAACTTATTGAGGTTTTCAACCctgtggaaaaaaaaaaaaattgatgatgCAAATAAGTAAATGGGAATATGGAAGAGCAGGAAATGGGAGATCTCACTGTTGCCAAGATATGAAGACTATTTTATCAACACAACTATTCGAAGTCTCATTAAtacaatatatttaatatttctcCCTCTCAACAATCTATTTTCCAACCAATTCCTACAGTTTCCCCATGGTAGTTGACAGTAGGAATCATATTTTCAACAAGGTAGTGATCCACCGCACGGCTAGAGTCCAAAGTATTGCAAAAAACCATCACCTTGTTGCCTTTTGCTCGGCTTGGCACAAGTACCTGCCATCACATGATAGGAAAACAAAGATTGAAATGTAGTGATATTTACTTGCTAAAAAAGGAAAGGGAGAGAGAGGTTGCATTTTTATTGCCAGCACAGCACCAATATGCCAATATCTACTAAGTCCTAACTCCTAAATAACACCAGCAACAAATGACGATTATTCCACTACCTAACATGAATAGAAAGTCAATTTGTGCTACTTAAGCTACACTGATCcccaaaataaaccataaatatCAATGTGTTTGGCGTGATGAGACTGGTGGAAAAATGCAGGATACCTGAAGTAATGCTTCCAGCTTGTTCTCAGAACCTGAAAGTTTAATAAAATCGTGACGAGCAGAAGAAATCTTTTTATGCAATGTTGATGTTCGCAGATGTACAATGCCCTGAAACTCCTCATCAATTAGCTTTTGCACAGCCTGCAAGACTTAAAAAAAGTCAGATTGATGACTTACTCTTAACTTTTAGCTATAGAACGATTTCAACCAAGGGTAAACAAATGGAAGGTGAGTGAGCAACATTCTAAAACATAACCACTATACTGTTCCCCTTACAAAGATCATTACATGATATTTTGTTTCCAGGTTCATATAAATGCACTTTATTTATTGTACATTTGCAGTATATTCTGAAAAGCCAGAAATTACAATTGAACACAAGCATGTGTTGGATTATATAGTTATATTATTGTAATAGGAAATATTATATCTTCACATGATAGAAGGAAGATTGAAGAGATTATAGTGATgcaaatataaaagaaagaaataaaacacTACCACTTCGTGAGAATTTTATTCCCTTAAATTTACTTAGCAGATTGTGGCACAGATCAGCATACCTTTGTCATTGTTGCAGTTACCAAGACGGTCTGAAAACCTAGGCCATCAGACTTTGACGCACGATGTTTCAATGGGGCCAGAAATTTGCGTATATCAGGACCAAAGCCACGATCAAACATTGTATCTGCCTCATCCAATACCTgcaaaacaaatatattaattattgtacCAATTCATTATTGTAGCAAATTATTGCACATTGGAATTAGTCGATTGTGGATTACTCACCAAGTATTTGATGTCGCCATACACCAGGTTGCCCTCCTCAATATGTTGAAGAATCCTTCCAGGGGTACCAACTACCATATCAATGGGGTTATTAAGTGAATCCTCTTGAGGCCTAATACGGCCACCACCACTTACCATTGTGCACCTGAACCGTGCATGATGGCTAATTGATTTCGCAACTCGAAAAACCTAAACAAATCCCATTTTATATTAGTTCATGTAAGTCAAGAGAATTTTTAAGTGATTCATAAAatgaccaaaagaaaaaaaacctgCTCACACAACTCCCTCGTAGGGCATAGCACAACAGCACGAGGTCTCCTGGGCTTTAACTGTATTCCATTCAACTGTTCGTCCCGTCTTAGCAACTACAGCAACAAATTGGCGTTGTCTCAACAGGCTCAAATATAAGATTAAAGCATGTTTTGTAAAATATTATGTTTGAAGATATAATTCCTTTCTTTTAAGCTCATTCAAACACACTAGTGCTTGAAGTCATAAAGCTCAATAACATGAGAAACGAATGTAGTGTAGCAGACAAATATTTCAATAACAAGTTAGACCGATATGCAAAAAGACATTTCACACATCAAGCAACTAAATTTAACTATTTACACGGAATGGAAGTATCATGAAAGCAAATATTCAAAAAATGCAAATTTCTGAGCTGAATCATGAACCAtagagaatgaagaagagtgTACCTGAACAAGGGGAAGCAAGTAAGCAAGGGTTTTGCCAGAGCCAGTGTGAGAACCCAACACAACACTGTTCTCTTGCAAGACAGCAGGAACACCAATACACTGAATCTCAGTGGGAACTTCAATACCCATTTCCCTAACAGAACCCATAACCTCTTCACTCAAACCCAATTCTTCAAAACTCCCAACAAGCTTATTCTTTTTCACCACCACCCCATCAAAATTCTCACTTTcaccagaagaagaagaagaattcttCTTTGTTTGGTCCTTACTCTTGAGTTCTGAGCTCTTTGCACTGTCCTTGAGATGTCTCGCTCTGAGCTTCTCGAGGAGGACGGAGTGCTTCGTCTGGTGATCGGTGTCCGAAGTTTCCGGTGCGGTGGCGACGGAACACAAGGTCCTGAACCGTGGCGGCGGAACATTGATGATGGACTTAGAGCGCGTGAGGAGTGGGATGAGATTGGAGCGACGAGAGAGGCGCgtgaaggaggaggaagagagaaaGACGGTGAAGAAGAGGGTTCTTGCTGTAGCTCCCGCCATTACTGTTGTCGTGGCAACACCTTACTCTGTTTTCGAGTTTTAGGTTCAGCACTTCAGCTTCAGATAGAATGGTGAAGGCGAAGCTTAAAgcatgatatttttattttaattaattaaaaaaataaaaaagtgaagtAATGTGGATAtttgtatatagaaaataacgataaaaaatgttatatctaaaaaaaaattaattactaaatcaatatatatatctttatacttatattttttaattaaacaatcaactactataataattaaatctatcaatagaataattaaatttttcatattagaataatcaatatgtttacaatataaacaatttctttattttatttattgttttttttagtttatttaagtcaccaaaaaatCAATATGTTTACAATAGTATAataaaactatttaaaaatGCTAAATAATAACTCTTCGATGATTACTTTttactaattaataactaattttttatatacaaataacaTTGTTATCCAGTACactaattaatcattaaaacaatcaactttttataaatatgaaaataactaacttttatatttttatttatatctttgGTGTTTATTCAACATGACCGAAAAATACTCTCACTAAATCCATTTCaaggtttctttttttttttttcccactTCTAAGAGAggacattttaattttatggaGTTAACTTACCATTACATGTTTGAATTGCACCTTAAAATTTGCATTAACATGTATCAGCAACTAAAGTTTAACCAAGTCACTGCTAAGTTAGAACTTGAGAACAGAAAAACAATATATACATCACAGACACGAGGAACCCAAAATCTTTGGTGTTTGGTCAGTAAAAGATGATAAAAATCTATTACTTTGAAGTCATTATACTTTTTACACAAGGGTGTCCATGGCTTCTGTCACTTTTTTCCTAAGAGCATCCAGGGACTGTGTATATTGGAACACTTCTCCTTGATCCATTTCCAAAGACATTGCAGAAATATTTCCAGCATGATCACGCTCAAGATGCTTCACAATGGGGGATTCATCACCCAAAACCTGTCATAACAAGATAAATTCACAATAACAACCAGCAACATGGAACACAGTTCTTCATCATGCATTCATACCTCGGTGATCGGCGATATAACTAGGACGGTTTGAAATCTTTTGTAAGAGGATTTTGATTCATGATCTTGCAATGGTTCGAGAATCTTGTGGATGTTAGAACCAAGGCCACTACCAAGCATGAAATCTACATCATCCAAAACCTGCTCGAAAACATGAGATATACGAGCGTGATCAGTGCCAGTAGCTCCCGAAATATGGTAATCCAAGATACATTTTTCACAGATCTTGACACTGAATTTTATAAAGTGGTACTAACCATATATCTTATTTCAGCAGGGACAACACTTCCCTCTTCAATGTACTGAATAATCTCAGAAGGGGTTCCGACTAGAAGACCAATTGAGACATTCGAATGCTCATTATCTGGGGAAGAACGTTGGTTTGCCAACTTCGCTTCCGCAATCTCCATGATATATTTTGCAGCACTAAAACACTGAGATCCATAACAATTTGCAACAGTCAAAATCAATTTAGAATCTTCAGTTTATGGGGCTAAGCAGACAAggtgatgaatgatgatgacgGTAGTGGGATTGAGGACAATCAACTACCTCATTAGCTTTCTCCTCCGTAGCACAAAGCACAATGGCTCTGGGATGCTTTGAATCCAAACCAACCTCGCCACGTCGCAGCAGCTACACAAGTAAACACATTCTTCAGGTCATATTTCCATTGATTCTTGTCGGTTAACAAATCCCAGTGAAAACAAACATAGAAGGAATGAAATACTAGAGTTTCAACCAAATTTCTCCTCAGGTTTCAgtatcatcaatcatcaatcatcacaataaaaataaattgaagatCACATCATACATAAATAATGAGTTATTTCACTAAACAAAGTGATTCCAAAAGAATAGTATTTAGAATCCTTGATCATGACAACTAACTCAGgatattaattctcctagttaagcatcAGAGCCCCAAAATTTCAATTGCACCAATCCCTAAGATTCGcaaaaaactgaaaaagtgtctCATGTTAGGGACTACCATGGTGCAGTTTTGGCAATTTATTGGTACATTGGGTAGAACTATTTTAGTGCACGCGACCAATCTCAGTGACTACTTTAGACTTTAATTTTCCCTAATGGTATCTTAAACTAAGCTTCAAAACAATCTTATAACTATAACAACAGAATGATTAAGAAACAAAATCATTAGAAACTACAAGATTTTTCTATATAAACTCAATTTGAAACTTAAACACTTAACATGCACCAATTTTAAGGGGAAAAATAGCAATGAGTGAACCTGAATAAGGGGCAATAAGTAAGCCAAAGTTCGGTCAGGTTCAGCGGGTGAACTCAACAATAAACTCTTCCCTTCCAAAACAGCTGGAATAACAACACATTGTATCTCACTCGGAACACCATCACCAATCTtttccaaaacctcagcaaGCTCCTCAGCCACACCCAACTCCCTGAAGTTGGAAACCACCATAGTGGACTCCCCCTCTTTCTTCTCAGCACCGCCATCAGGAGAAGAAGAACTTGATGAAGTCCCTTTGAGCTTCCTTTGTCTGAACTCTTCCAAAATCATTGATTCCCTCTGCGTCTTGGACGCTGCCGAAGCCTTTTCATCTTCAACACAAGGGGTTACGGTgctggaggaggaggaggaggagaaggaagaagaagaagcggaaAATGGTGAGAAAGTTCTAGAAGCACCATGAAAAGAAGATGCACGTGGTTCAGGCTTCAATGGGGAGCTTAGAGAGATACATAGGTTAAGAAGCTTTCTCCCTTTTCTTCTCATTGCTCTCTCTCAGCAGAAGCTACCACGTTTCGGTGCAGACtgcagaaaatgaagaagaagaagacattttttatttttgggttagaATTAAACGGGCCTGAGAATATTTGGGCTACAAGCCCAAATAAGTATCCTAAGCCCAAATTTTAAACCCAAAAAATGGCGCCAAAATGAAAAACTACGGacgaagaaaattaaaattttctctagatttcgaaaatttttgatcGTCCCAAACAGGCTCTGCGCGCAGCATCATCGATGTCGTCATCTACGGTCTTCATCGCCGTCCAGTGCTGCCAATGCTCCACCATGCAGGTACATACTCTCTCTAccatttctctttctctttctcagaTCGCTCATCGTCTTTTGTTGATTTCCATTTTTCAGgtgaagcagaagaagaagagcagcAACAAGTGGAACTGCGCGGTGTGCAACCAGAAGCAATCGGTTCGGAAGGTGTTCGCTCAGGGTTTCATGGCCAAGGACCTCCGCAAGTTCGTCCAGAGCTTCAATATGTCCCGGAAGCTCGTCGACGACGGAGAATGGCTCCAAGCTGGAACCCTAGGTTCACTGTCGGAACATCGCGATGACGAGATCGAGCTTCCGATCAACCcggaaaagaagagaagaatcgATTGGACTGCATACCTTGACCAAGAGGATGATCATAATCTTACCATCAAAGAAGCAGAACAAGAACAAGGAGGTTAATTTTGCAATCAATTATTCAATACATGCATAATcgaataaattaaaatgtaatttaATGTTGTTATTTGTTAAATTGGTAGAATCATTACCATAATCACAACATATTGGAATTGTATGGCTGGAGTAGCTAGCTTGTTCTTATAACTTTGGATTGAACTGAACAGGAGGAGATGGTTTTGAGCCAGTGATTGTGACTGAGTTGGAAAATGTTATGTTCAAGAAAGGTAAATCTGATGAGAACTCAGAAGAAAGTGCCAAGCTTTTCAAAGAGCCAGTGTTCCGAAATTCTCGAGGTGAATGAATGTTCTTTCATTTCTCTAGTTTTCTTTGCATGTGTGGCTGTGAGAGACAAATTTTATGTTCAATGAATACATGGGGACTCGTTTTCTTCGAAATTGTTCAACCATAATTCTTATGAAATTCCATCTGTGTTTCACACTATACAATTGTTTACAACTGAAAATGTCTTATTCATATTTCCAAATTTTATGGTGGGTGGCAATCATTTGGCACAAGATGAATTTATCACCATTCATGGATCATGTACCTTGTTGCATAATAATTGGTTTTAGAGTTCTTTACCATTTCGTTTTTTAGTTAACGCGGTTCATTGTCGCAGAGAAGCTAATGAAAGATAAACAGCAAAAACCATTGATTGAAAGCAATTCAACTAGGAGTTTATCTAATCCAAGGACTCAAAATTGCAAACCACCAATCAGCAAGACAAGCTCCAAATGGAGTGATTACATATTAGATGAAGACAATGATAACTTAGAACTTGGTTGGGAGAGAGCCATCAACTTCAAGGACAACTTTAAGCCATGTAGCAACAGCTTCTTACAAAATATGACTAACGAGGAAAGGGTGGAAGATGATATTCACCCGGATTTTATGTGAATTATATCGAAGTCCATTAGGTTTCATGTGTATTAATAATTAGTAAAGTAATTTTTGCAGGgaggaaaaatattattttagcatCGGAAAAAGTAAATGTCACATGATATttgttcaaaattcaaattacaacCGCAATTCCACGATGATATATCTTCGTAATACCACTCATGTTTCCAATTTCCATGGCACTGTATTATGTTGCTTGTATTTCATCTTTGGGATCACACTCTTCCTAAAATCAATTGCAACAATTCATAATAGTTTCACTTGCACACTCAATCCagttaaaatttgatgtttttAGTCCAACTGTGAGTATTGACATAACTTATTTgttctataataataataatcattaaTTGATTATGCTTAATTTATCTTCACTAGTACTTGTATGTGATGATAGGAGATtgccaaaataaataaataaataaaattagtcaCAACAATGGTATTGCCAACCTATCACTTTATTGAAAATGTCCCATGAGGGGTGGTTATATCATACTCCCCAGAACAAAGTTCTTGATTCATATATTTTATAGCCTTTTATATATATGGTCTGTTACAAAGATAAAATTCCTAGCCATTAGTTTttgcttctattttttatgGAAAGGTAGCTCCTTTTTCCCGTTTAATATATTCTACTAAATCAAGCACATAAATTGATTTCTAtgatatattttgaaattattaaatatatatatttatactatATAGCCATTGGTTTTATCAAGGTGATTTCATgtcaatgttttttttatttgaatataaatttCACTATCAGTAACTAAAAATGATTTAATCTATCTTCGTGTCGAATAAAAATAGTTGGAGtagaatttatatattatttttattaactatatttaaaagattatttatatataatttctaCTGCAAAATGTATAGATGTAATTCTGGTTCAAATAAATTAGCTGGTAGTCACAATTTACTtctacattaatttttttttcctttgataAACCATTGTGAATATTCAGGTAAAGGTGTTAGCTATCATTTCCACAAACTAATCAAACAGAGGTACTAgcattttttcaaatattattcttttagcgagagaaattacttttatttttataaatgaataaaaaatattttattttattttatccaaacatagataaaaagatatttttaaatgatatatccaaatataaaatcacttttatttttataatagatttttttaaaaaatatcattaaaaaaatatttttttcgaaaatagtaCCCAAACAAATTCAATATCGGAAATTTAGATGTTCTTGGTATACATGTAGAGAcatcaaagtaaaaaaattataaatacatattattattactatttgtattaaaattatgaaagcttaacaataataaaatattaaaaaatgtaaCCAAATCTCgtttaatttaagaaaattgCGTAATATTGAActtaatatttgttttatttatgtgatttgtctttataaatttgaatttaaaatttaaaatattaaaatatttttataaattatataatattaaaattaaaattttgaatttaatttaaaaaaattggaaagatattttaaatttaaatccaaATCTCAATTAAAGCGGGATCCTACATGATTACATAAAGGAGAGTAACACACTCAACTAACCTTTTTGAAAAAAGTCCCACCTCTTTACTAGTCGTTGATTTGGAGGCTAGCGATTCAGACCGGGCTGGAGTTGATGAATGAGCAGCATACATCAAGATTTGTTGAACAAAATTACAAAGCGGTTTCATTCATACGATGAATACCTTCTATTTCGATTCGTTTGCAAGCAATGGAACTTCAATCTTCCACACATCCCAGTGGCATTCCATGGCTTTTATTGTAATGGGTGGGATGTAGTGTATATCTTGAAATTGGTTTCCTCCTATTTATAAGACCAACGCTCTAACCAACTAATTTACTGGACGTTATTATGAAATTGGTTTCTATAGTTACGCACTGTGTTATTATGTTTGCATATCTATGaacagtaatttttttaaaatctaaagtAACGAGAaaactcttttaatttctttcattttctatCTATTTGTGTAGTAAAGTACTCAAATTTTAGTCGAAagtaaatcatatcttctatttctgtaacaataaaagaaaattttgtactaaaattttaagatttattaaTCACCAAAGTGatcaaatctaaaaattttagttaatatcatgtttattattttgtatcaattacatataaaaaagatgctatatgataattatttatatgttaatTGAAGTTCATTATCTATGAGATATTTAAGGATCACCCAAAACTTGATTAGTTGATcttataattaataaacatGATTGTTAGCATATACATGTACTGTTATTAGTATTTAAATATCCAaagatattaaatatttttaattgatgcATGTATCTTTACTAAATAAAGTTAAATTTATTAGTATCATTGTGTTATTGTATATTGATATATCACCCAAAGGAGAATATTAATATACTTTGAATGTTTCTATGAATGCGCTTTAAATCTGAATAATGTGTTATCTTATGATTCAAAGTGTTAATATTAAGTATGTGATTGCAGTAATTTTTTCTGTCACATTGCATTCACATGCTACGTCTGTTCCAATGTTTAATGGGCTGAATTTTTCTGATTGGTCTGAACAAGTTCAATTTCACCTTAGTGTCTTGGATCTTGATTTGGCACTTCAAGTTCAGAGAAACCTGCTCCTATTACTATTCTTAatagaaatgaagaaaaaactcgttataaagtttggaaaaagtCAAACAGACTTAGTCTTATGTTTATGCGGATGAACATAATAAACAACATCAAGTCAGCTCTTCCCAAGTCTAATAATGCTAAAGAATTTAGGAGTGAGCACGGGTAGCGAGTACCCGATTACCCGTCCGAACCCAAACCGAACCAATTAAATTGGTTCTAAAGCCAACGAGTATTCGGGTCCAACCCGAACCAAACCGATGACTTTTGTTAGTGATTGGTTCGGGTATCGGTTTTGGGAGTGCAGAACCCGAACCAACCCGCGAATCCGatcatatattaaaaaaataaaaatatatatatatatataattttttcattagacaatgattattcattattaatatgtttggattttaatgagtttagtttttaatatatttggtgtttaacatgtttggattatttctattgatgttacatgtttattgaatttgttgaatttttaagataaaaatttgattttttttatgaatttcaaagTCATCGGGTATCCAATTACCCGAACTGAACCAATCCGTTCttaatcggtttggtttggttcaggtacatatacaaaaaaatgtaaatatgaACCAAATCGATCCAATTATATTTTGATCGGTTCGGTTCTAGTTTTACCATAAATCCGAACCAAACCGACCCATgtgttaggatttggttgaattagtcccacattgcttaggatagcaaatggagtgggtggcctaggctataaatatgaggttAAGTTCTCCATATTTTTTGCACTAGTCGGAAACACTTAAAGCTTGTATctgacttttctttttctctatacCTTTtaattagagagtgttgtgaggtgtaattaaatatttgctttg
The Arachis duranensis cultivar V14167 chromosome 5, aradu.V14167.gnm2.J7QH, whole genome shotgun sequence genome window above contains:
- the LOC107491592 gene encoding DEAD-box ATP-dependent RNA helicase 39 gives rise to the protein MAGATARTLFFTVFLSSSSFTRLSRRSNLIPLLTRSKSIINVPPPRFRTLCSVATAPETSDTDHQTKHSVLLEKLRARHLKDSAKSSELKSKDQTKKNSSSSSGESENFDGVVVKKNKLVGSFEELGLSEEVMGSVREMGIEVPTEIQCIGVPAVLQENSVVLGSHTGSGKTLAYLLPLVQLLRRDEQLNGIQLKPRRPRAVVLCPTRELCEQVFRVAKSISHHARFRCTMVSGGGRIRPQEDSLNNPIDMVVGTPGRILQHIEEGNLVYGDIKYLVLDEADTMFDRGFGPDIRKFLAPLKHRASKSDGLGFQTVLVTATMTKAVQKLIDEEFQGIVHLRTSTLHKKISSARHDFIKLSGSENKLEALLQVLVPSRAKGNKVMVFCNTLDSSRAVDHYLVENMIPTVNYHGETVVFHRVENLNKFKNDIDDRPTLVCTDLAARGLDLDVDHVVMFDFPLNSIDYLHRTGRTARMGAKGKVTSLVTKKDLILATRIEEAMRKNESLEAITKEGVRRDIARTQVNGQSGKDRKLVKVSKVKNNPGGRASSGNKGSDLKSRKGSSSERSMKKGIKVSNSVKSSSANGSRKASSGYKQTSKRTSATKSTNSKLSVVGFRGRNSSSNPL
- the LOC107491483 gene encoding DEAD-box ATP-dependent RNA helicase 39, which produces MRRKGRKLLNLCISLSSPLKPEPRASSFHGASRTFSPFSASSSSFSSSSSSSTVTPCVEDEKASAASKTQRESMILEEFRQRKLKGTSSSSSSPDGGAEKKEGESTMVVSNFRELGVAEELAEVLEKIGDGVPSEIQCVVIPAVLEGKSLLLSSPAEPDRTLAYLLPLIQLLRRGEVGLDSKHPRAIVLCATEEKANECFSAAKYIMEIAEAKLANQRSSPDNEHSNVSIGLLVGTPSEIIQYIEEGSVVPAEIRYMVLDDVDFMLGSGLGSNIHKILEPLQDHESKSSYKRFQTVLVISPITEVLGDESPIVKHLERDHAGNISAMSLEMDQGEVFQYTQSLDALRKKVTEAMDTLV
- the LOC107491457 gene encoding uncharacterized protein LOC107491457 isoform X2; protein product: MSSSTVFIAVQCCQCSTMQVKQKKKSSNKWNCAVCNQKQSVRKVFAQGFMAKDLRKFVQSFNMSRKLVDDGEWLQAGTLGSLSEHRDDEIELPINPEKKRRIDWTAYLDQEDDHNLTIKEAEQEQGGGDGFEPVIVTELENVMFKKGKSDENSEESAKLFKEPVFRNSREKLMKDKQQKPLIESNSTRSLSNPRTQNCKPPISKTSSKWSDYILDEDNDNLELGWERAINFKDNFKPCSNSFLQNMTNEERVEDDIHPDFM
- the LOC107491457 gene encoding uncharacterized protein LOC107491457 isoform X1, with translation MSSSTVFIAVQCCQCSTMQVHTLSTISLSLSQIAHRLLLISIFQVKQKKKSSNKWNCAVCNQKQSVRKVFAQGFMAKDLRKFVQSFNMSRKLVDDGEWLQAGTLGSLSEHRDDEIELPINPEKKRRIDWTAYLDQEDDHNLTIKEAEQEQGGGDGFEPVIVTELENVMFKKGKSDENSEESAKLFKEPVFRNSREKLMKDKQQKPLIESNSTRSLSNPRTQNCKPPISKTSSKWSDYILDEDNDNLELGWERAINFKDNFKPCSNSFLQNMTNEERVEDDIHPDFM